From the genome of Deinococcus sp. AJ005, one region includes:
- a CDS encoding CBS and ACT domain-containing protein, whose protein sequence is MLVRDWMTRDPVTVTPSTPVMEALKTLKDGNFRRLPVMDKGKLIGITTRKDLKDAMPSKATTLSVWELNYLLSKLTVAEMMARPVITAAEGEYMEDAALRMQEHHVGGLPVLDDSGKLSGIITTMDVLRAFTEILGMREGGQRITLEMPDTPGSLEKATRAIAPSNIISVATYDGRDGHRRFVMRVSGEGTKDVKQRVRDSGITVLE, encoded by the coding sequence ATGCTTGTACGCGACTGGATGACCCGTGACCCTGTAACCGTGACCCCCAGCACGCCCGTCATGGAAGCGCTGAAGACCCTCAAGGACGGCAATTTCCGCCGCCTGCCCGTGATGGATAAGGGCAAGCTGATCGGGATCACCACCCGCAAGGACCTCAAGGACGCCATGCCCAGCAAGGCCACCACCCTGAGCGTGTGGGAGCTGAATTACCTGCTGAGCAAGCTGACGGTGGCCGAGATGATGGCCCGCCCGGTGATCACGGCAGCCGAGGGCGAGTACATGGAAGATGCCGCGCTGCGGATGCAGGAACACCATGTGGGCGGCCTGCCCGTGCTGGACGACAGCGGCAAGCTCAGCGGCATCATCACCACGATGGACGTGCTGCGCGCCTTCACCGAGATCCTGGGCATGCGTGAGGGCGGCCAGCGCATCACGCTGGAGATGCCCGACACCCCCGGCAGCCTGGAAAAAGCCACGCGCGCCATTGCGCCCAGCAACATCATTAGCGTCGCCACCTACGACGGGCGTGACGGTCACCGCCGTTTCGTGATGCGCGTCAGCGGCGAGGGGACGAAAGACGTCAAGCAGCGCGTGAGGGATTCGGGAATTACCGTTCTAGAGTAA
- a CDS encoding cation diffusion facilitator family transporter, whose protein sequence is MSAPSSAQNSPRPQGTGRAAQLALWTVGVALVVLGLKFVAYLMTSSVALYSDALESVVNVAAALAAFVALRVAALPADQNHPYGHTKAEYFSAVAEGVLIVLAALSIGREAIGGLMNPHELAAPYAGLLVNAGASVINMLWAGLLLRAGAELRSPALLADGRHLRTDVLTSVGVLLGLLAAKLTGLSWLDPVMALLVAVNILWSGFGLMRESVGGLMDAAVDPQTEKGIRRIMSEHGDGALEMHDLRTRHAGRLAFIEFHMVVPGEMSVQQAHTICDRLEDAIRAEIPGSSITIHVEPQDKAKHHGVLVL, encoded by the coding sequence ATGAGCGCGCCGTCTTCTGCCCAGAACTCACCCCGGCCACAGGGAACCGGACGGGCGGCGCAACTGGCGCTGTGGACGGTGGGAGTGGCGCTGGTGGTGCTGGGGCTGAAGTTCGTGGCCTACCTGATGACCAGCAGCGTGGCGCTGTACTCGGACGCGCTGGAGAGCGTGGTCAACGTGGCGGCGGCGCTGGCCGCCTTCGTGGCGCTGCGCGTGGCGGCCCTGCCCGCCGATCAGAACCATCCCTACGGGCACACCAAGGCCGAGTATTTCAGCGCGGTGGCCGAGGGCGTGCTGATCGTGCTGGCGGCCCTGAGCATCGGGCGCGAGGCGATTGGCGGGCTGATGAACCCTCACGAACTGGCCGCCCCCTACGCGGGCCTGCTGGTCAACGCGGGGGCGAGCGTGATCAACATGCTGTGGGCTGGGCTGCTGCTGCGGGCGGGGGCCGAGTTGCGCTCCCCGGCGCTGCTGGCCGACGGGCGACATCTCAGGACTGACGTGCTGACCAGTGTGGGCGTGCTGCTGGGCCTGCTGGCCGCCAAACTGACCGGGCTGAGCTGGCTGGACCCAGTGATGGCCCTGCTGGTGGCCGTCAACATTCTCTGGAGTGGTTTTGGCCTGATGCGCGAGAGCGTGGGCGGTCTGATGGACGCCGCCGTGGACCCGCAGACCGAGAAAGGCATCCGCCGGATCATGAGCGAACACGGCGACGGCGCGCTGGAAATGCACGACCTGCGAACCCGCCACGCCGGGCGTCTGGCCTTCATCGAGTTCCATATGGTGGTCCCCGGCGAGATGTCCGTGCAGCAGGCCCACACCATCTGTGACCGCCTGGAAGACGCCATCCGCGCCGAGATTCCAGGCAGCAGCATCACCATTCATGTGGAGCCGCAGGACAAGGCCAAGCACCACGGCGTGCTGGTGCTGTAG
- a CDS encoding DUF4384 domain-containing protein, which translates to MKKFLMIPAALLLSTAAAAPKISAQSIIVNPTTPDLSVSVRVDKDSSGAQNPAYKVGDKAVISATVNRDAYVYLFNVNPDGSVDQILPNRLSEANFVKANTTRSFPAPGDKFTFDIAGPIGQNKVLALASLTELNLGQISSFKTTQDQFATVNAKSQAGLAQALSIVVTPIPQNSWVSDTAFYTVAGVTPISTGSLFVGANVDNATVTLNGQRLGGANVTYNDLRPGSYPVRVQAPGYRDISTTVAIRAGATTNVNAEFAAVVVTPPAPTKLTITIRSSVNNARVFVDGREAGTIGNGSLNVQVDRGSHEIVLIAPGYRTFLSTYNVTTNGQITINPTR; encoded by the coding sequence GTGAAGAAATTCTTGATGATCCCCGCAGCCCTGCTGCTGTCCACCGCCGCCGCCGCCCCCAAGATCAGTGCCCAGAGCATCATCGTGAACCCCACCACCCCCGACCTGAGCGTCAGCGTACGCGTCGACAAGGACTCCAGTGGCGCACAGAACCCGGCCTACAAGGTCGGCGACAAGGCCGTGATCAGCGCCACCGTCAACCGTGACGCCTACGTCTACCTGTTCAACGTCAACCCCGACGGCAGCGTGGACCAGATCCTGCCCAACCGCCTGAGCGAGGCCAACTTCGTCAAGGCCAACACCACCCGCAGCTTCCCCGCCCCCGGCGACAAGTTCACCTTCGACATTGCTGGCCCCATCGGCCAGAACAAGGTGCTGGCGCTGGCCAGCCTGACTGAACTGAATCTGGGCCAGATCAGCTCTTTCAAGACCACCCAGGACCAGTTCGCCACCGTGAACGCCAAGAGCCAGGCCGGACTGGCGCAGGCCCTGAGCATCGTGGTCACGCCAATTCCCCAGAACTCCTGGGTGTCTGATACGGCGTTCTACACGGTTGCTGGCGTGACGCCGATCAGCACCGGCAGCCTGTTCGTGGGGGCCAACGTGGACAACGCCACCGTGACCCTGAACGGCCAGCGGCTGGGCGGCGCGAACGTCACCTATAACGATCTGCGCCCCGGCAGCTACCCCGTGCGCGTACAGGCCCCCGGCTACCGCGACATCTCCACCACCGTCGCCATCCGTGCCGGAGCCACTACCAATGTGAACGCCGAGTTCGCCGCCGTGGTGGTCACCCCACCCGCTCCCACCAAGCTGACTATCACTATCCGTAGCAGCGTGAACAACGCCCGCGTGTTCGTGGACGGACGGGAAGCCGGCACCATCGGCAACGGCAGCCTGAACGTGCAGGTGGACCGGGGCAGCCACGAGATCGTGTTGATCGCCCCCGGCTACCGCACCTTCCTCAGCACCTACAACGTGACCACCAACGGTCAGATCACCATCAACCCCACCCGCTAA
- a CDS encoding CoA pyrophosphatase: MSDSPSTDPLDASLLEDVQTRGNLDPWEGWLAARRRQTLHLPNYRPAAVLVALTREADPRVLLTVRSSELPTHRGQIAFPGGSLEAGESVIAGAVREAWEEVGLDPATVTVLGEMDDVYTPAGFHVTPVLARVPAQPALRLSGEVAQLLLPTLSELRALTPTQENRQMPDGQPVILYRYPWQGHDIWGMTARVLHDLLTDGPL; encoded by the coding sequence GTGAGCGATTCGCCCAGCACGGACCCACTGGACGCTTCGTTGCTCGAAGATGTTCAAACCAGAGGCAATTTAGATCCCTGGGAGGGCTGGCTGGCCGCGCGCCGCCGTCAGACGCTGCACCTGCCCAACTACCGCCCCGCCGCCGTGCTGGTGGCCCTGACGCGTGAGGCAGACCCGCGCGTGCTGCTGACCGTGCGGTCCTCGGAACTCCCCACCCACCGGGGCCAGATCGCCTTTCCGGGCGGCAGCCTGGAGGCCGGGGAAAGTGTGATCGCCGGGGCCGTGCGCGAGGCGTGGGAGGAGGTGGGCCTGGACCCCGCCACCGTGACCGTGCTGGGCGAGATGGACGACGTGTATACCCCGGCGGGCTTTCATGTCACCCCAGTACTGGCACGCGTTCCGGCCCAGCCCGCGCTGAGACTATCGGGTGAGGTGGCCCAGCTTCTGCTGCCCACCCTCTCGGAACTGCGCGCCCTGACCCCCACCCAGGAAAACCGCCAGATGCCGGACGGGCAGCCGGTGATCCTGTACCGCTACCCCTGGCAGGGCCACGACATCTGGGGCATGACCGCGCGGGTGCTGCACGATCTGCTGACAGACGGGCCGCTGTAA
- a CDS encoding MazG family protein — MEDLLTTMRRLRAPDGCPWDAEQTHASLRPYLLEEAAEAVDAIDSGSPTELAGELGDVLLQVAFHSVIAEEEGTFSYTDVEEAIVKKLVRRHPHVFGIAVVSGSAEVVSNWQAIKSEEQGGKPRRAVDRVPSALGALAREAATQKLAGFAGEREDVAGILETAPDSPQGVADVLAAVVAWARAQGVDAELALRDHSTRTLEGLPDESAAP; from the coding sequence ATGGAGGACCTCCTGACCACCATGCGCCGCCTGCGCGCCCCGGACGGCTGTCCCTGGGACGCTGAACAGACCCACGCCTCCTTGCGCCCGTACCTGCTGGAGGAAGCCGCCGAGGCGGTGGACGCCATCGACAGCGGCAGTCCGACGGAACTGGCCGGTGAACTGGGCGACGTGCTGCTTCAGGTGGCCTTTCACAGCGTGATCGCCGAGGAGGAGGGCACTTTTTCTTACACGGACGTGGAGGAGGCCATCGTGAAGAAGCTGGTGCGGCGGCACCCGCACGTCTTTGGAATCGCGGTGGTCAGCGGCAGCGCCGAGGTGGTCAGCAACTGGCAGGCCATCAAGTCAGAAGAACAGGGCGGCAAACCCCGCCGCGCTGTGGACCGGGTCCCGTCCGCGCTGGGGGCACTGGCCCGCGAGGCGGCGACGCAGAAACTGGCGGGCTTTGCGGGAGAGCGGGAAGATGTGGCCGGGATTCTGGAGACCGCCCCCGATTCGCCACAGGGCGTTGCAGACGTGCTGGCCGCCGTAGTGGCCTGGGCACGCGCACAGGGTGTGGACGCCGAACTGGCGCTGCGGGACCACAGCACGCGTACCCTGGAAGGGCTTCCGGACGAGAGCGCCGCCCCGTGA